The Chryseobacterium geocarposphaerae genome has a window encoding:
- a CDS encoding DUF2851 family protein, translated as MNEKLLQYLWNFKVFNNFDFKDTDGNPIEILNFGKWNTDSGPDFLMATIKTKNLILVGNIELHVKSSDWIFHQHSADPNYKNIILHVVYLHDMEIDEFNAQDISTLELRNYIDENSSNKYEKFASGNQFISCESLFTPDKIPVFFHEENVLKKLQEKSASIEEDLQKSKNNFEAVLFHHLAYSFGLKVNAFIFKQIAESIDFSIINKIRQNRTQLEALFFGISGWLEKPTDNQMRVWKREFDFLTTKFQLPAIKIHPKFLRLRPPNFPTIRLSQLADLYFQHQNLFSKMISAKSVDGLYEVFKDVKASEYWDNKFNFGKESNTNQPKMLSKDFISLIILNTILPIKYAYHKYHNEEISDEIIHFYKSLPPERNTVVSNWEKLKMKASTALESQSLIYHFKSNCEAKNCLNCGIGFKILKEI; from the coding sequence ATGAATGAAAAGCTTCTCCAATATCTTTGGAATTTCAAGGTTTTCAACAATTTTGATTTTAAAGATACCGATGGAAATCCTATTGAAATCCTGAATTTCGGAAAATGGAATACTGATTCCGGACCTGATTTTCTGATGGCAACCATTAAAACGAAAAACCTAATTCTTGTCGGAAATATTGAGCTCCATGTCAAATCCTCCGATTGGATTTTCCATCAGCATTCCGCCGACCCTAATTATAAAAATATCATTCTTCATGTTGTTTATCTGCACGACATGGAAATTGATGAATTTAATGCTCAAGATATTTCCACTTTAGAGCTTAGAAACTACATTGATGAAAATAGCAGTAATAAGTATGAAAAATTTGCCAGCGGAAACCAGTTTATCTCCTGTGAATCTCTTTTTACTCCTGACAAAATTCCCGTTTTCTTTCATGAAGAAAATGTTTTAAAAAAGCTTCAGGAAAAATCCGCTTCTATTGAAGAAGATCTTCAGAAATCAAAAAATAATTTTGAAGCCGTCCTCTTCCATCATCTTGCCTACTCTTTCGGACTAAAAGTAAATGCATTCATTTTTAAACAGATTGCAGAAAGCATAGATTTCTCCATTATCAATAAAATCAGACAGAATAGGACTCAGCTTGAAGCGTTATTTTTTGGAATTTCCGGCTGGCTTGAAAAACCGACTGATAATCAAATGCGTGTATGGAAACGTGAGTTTGATTTTCTCACCACAAAATTTCAACTTCCTGCAATTAAGATCCATCCCAAATTTTTAAGATTAAGACCTCCGAATTTTCCTACCATTCGCCTTTCTCAATTGGCAGATCTTTATTTTCAGCATCAGAATCTTTTTTCAAAAATGATTTCGGCAAAAAGTGTTGACGGACTGTACGAAGTTTTTAAAGATGTTAAAGCTTCAGAATATTGGGACAACAAATTCAATTTCGGAAAAGAATCAAATACTAACCAACCCAAAATGCTGAGTAAAGATTTCATCAGCCTTATAATTCTTAACACTATATTACCGATAAAGTATGCTTATCACAAATATCATAATGAAGAAATTTCTGATGAAATCATACATTTTTACAAAAGCCTACCTCCGGAAAGAAATACAGTCGTCTCAAACTGGGAAAAACTAAAAATGAAGGCCTCAACTGCTTTAGAAAGCCAAAGTCTGATTTATCACTTCAAAAGCAATTGCGAAGCGAAAAATTGCTTAAATTGCGGCATTGGTTTTAAAATTTTAAAAGAGATATAA
- a CDS encoding GNAT family protein, whose product MEFLQITSPEDYRVQEIYNSYSTTFPEDERRDWIPFTQLFSNPNVKVISVMHEAKNIGYLIIWELSHFVFVEHFEVFEEFRSQKLGSYITSYLFENYPRIILEIEPEHLGDDAKRRYTFYQKNNFRLIDEMYVQPSYGEGKNTLKLWLLANYSPENVKEIKEEIYDIVYH is encoded by the coding sequence ATGGAATTTCTGCAAATTACTTCTCCTGAAGACTACAGAGTTCAGGAAATTTATAATTCTTATTCAACAACATTTCCGGAAGATGAAAGAAGAGACTGGATTCCTTTTACCCAGCTTTTCAGTAATCCCAATGTAAAAGTGATTTCTGTAATGCACGAAGCAAAGAACATTGGCTATCTGATTATCTGGGAACTCAGCCATTTTGTTTTTGTAGAACATTTCGAGGTATTTGAAGAATTCAGAAGTCAGAAATTAGGTTCTTATATTACCAGTTATTTATTTGAAAATTATCCCAGAATTATTTTAGAAATAGAACCTGAACATTTGGGGGATGATGCCAAAAGACGCTATACATTTTATCAGAAAAACAATTTCAGATTAATTGATGAAATGTATGTACAGCCAAGTTATGGTGAAGGAAAGAATACTCTTAAACTTTGGCTTCTGGCCAACTATTCTCCTGAGAATGTAAAGGAAATCAAGGAAGAAATTTACGATATCGTTTATCACTAA
- a CDS encoding SIMPL domain-containing protein — translation MNKTIIAIAVAALGFVIGLGLLGNAIKNRNKSENTISVTGLGTKQFTSDLITWSGSFSKNNFDLKTAYDELALDRKTINDYLLSKGVKQNEIVFSSVDIQKQFKNLTDSNGNTVQNEFSGYNLTQTVSIESKEVAKIENLSRNITEIINRGIEFTSSSPSYFYTKLSTVKQEMIAAATKDAKERAEKIAENSGSSLGNLKKATMGVIQITAPNSNEDYSYGGTFNTSSKEKEASITIKLEYEVN, via the coding sequence ATGAATAAAACAATTATTGCGATCGCAGTTGCTGCATTGGGTTTTGTTATCGGTTTAGGACTTTTAGGAAATGCTATCAAAAACAGGAATAAATCTGAAAATACCATTTCTGTAACCGGTTTGGGAACCAAACAATTTACCTCGGACCTTATTACCTGGTCGGGAAGCTTTTCGAAAAACAATTTTGATCTCAAAACGGCTTATGATGAATTGGCTTTAGATCGAAAAACGATTAATGATTATCTTTTGTCAAAAGGAGTAAAGCAAAACGAGATTGTTTTTTCTTCGGTTGATATTCAGAAGCAGTTTAAAAATCTTACGGATTCAAACGGAAATACTGTTCAGAATGAATTTTCAGGATATAATTTAACGCAAACGGTTTCTATTGAAAGCAAGGAAGTTGCTAAGATTGAAAACCTTTCCAGAAATATCACAGAAATCATCAACCGAGGTATTGAATTTACATCTTCTTCACCGTCTTATTTCTACACCAAGCTTTCCACGGTAAAACAGGAAATGATTGCTGCTGCAACAAAAGATGCTAAAGAGCGTGCAGAAAAAATTGCGGAAAACTCAGGAAGCAGTTTGGGGAATCTTAAAAAAGCAACCATGGGAGTGATACAGATTACTGCGCCGAATTCAAATGAAGATTATTCTTATGGCGGAACCTTTAATACGTCTTCCAAAGAAAAAGAGGCGAGCATTACTATAAAATTAGAATATGAAGTAAATTAA
- a CDS encoding PspC family transcriptional regulator, translated as MLDNIRHKMEREWFGVLTRTGTKLGIPVSKLRVFFIYSTFATAGFFFLIYLGLAFTLWIKDIFITRRPNVFDL; from the coding sequence ATGCTGGACAACATCCGACATAAAATGGAAAGAGAATGGTTCGGAGTTCTTACAAGAACAGGAACCAAACTGGGAATTCCCGTTTCAAAATTGAGGGTATTTTTCATTTATTCCACTTTTGCTACCGCTGGTTTTTTCTTTTTAATTTATTTAGGTTTAGCATTTACGCTTTGGATTAAAGACATTTTTATCACCCGAAGACCTAATGTTTTTGATTTATAA